The Pseudonocardia broussonetiae DNA segment GTGCGAGCCGGCCCGTCACGAGGACCGCGACACCCCGGTCTGAGCCGGTCGTCGAGGGCCGTCGGTGGTCGGCACGGCGTGTGTCCGGGTGCGGCGGTGAGGTACCTACGGTCAGAACGGTAGGACGCCACACAGCACGGAGCCCGCCGCGACCGGCCCGGCGAGCAACGCGACGGATCCGGCGGTGAGCAGTACTCGCGTCCACAGGAGCGCGCCGCGGCTCGGGCACGACATGAGCCGCTCCGCGCGTCGGATCACGCCGGTGGCGGCGGCGGCCAAGGCCGACCCCGGGATGCTGACCGGTGCGGTGAGCGCCAGCAGGGCGCTGACGAGGTGTCGTGCGTCGCGGCCGCGGATCGCCGCGTCGTCCGCACACATCTCCACCAGCCGGGCGAGCTCGCGGTGGCCCGCGGTGAACAGCGGTATCCGTGGCATGACCCGGGCCAGCGCGCTGCTGAGGCCACGAACCAGATGATGGCGGCCCGTCAGGTGGGCCCGCTCGTGCGCCAGGACGACGGCGAGCTGGTTCTCGTCGAGCGCACGAAGCGCAGGGCGGCTCAGGACGATCGTGGGCGGGCGTCCGGCGATCGCGTAGACGACCCTCTCCGGCACATCCAGGATCACCGCGCCCAGCGCGTCGTCGTGTCGTCCGAGCAGCCGGGCGGCGTCGGCATGGCGGTGCGTGCGAGCGCGGAACCGCAGCAGCGCGCGGCTCAGTCCGAACGCGGTACCGACGGTCCCGGCGACCAGAACGACCGCCGACCCGACCGCCAGCCACTGGCCGACGGTGCCGTGGGCGCCGAGCGCCGCCGCGCAGAACGAGGCGACGCACCGATCCACGACGTGCCGGACGTCAGGGGACAGGAGTACGTCGGCCGCGACCAGGAGCACCGCGGCCACCCACGCGACCAGAACTCCGACGAAGGCCGCCAGCCAGACTGTTACGCCGAGCGTCGGTGCCCGATCAAGGTGTCTGCGGTGCGCGAGGACGCGTGGCGCCAGGACCGCCACGACGATCCCGTAGCCGATCAGGCAGACCGCAGCCTCGAGCCCGCCGAACCCGGCCATCACGACCTCCTCCGGTACACGCTAACCGTCGATGTTCTCCGGCTCCGTACGCGATCAGGCGCCGTTTGACTACGCCGTGCCGTCCTCGTCCATCCGGGCCAGCAGCTCGGCGAGGCGACGGGTGTCGGCCGGGTCCATCTGCTGGACGAAGTGGGTGAGGATCGTGTGTGGGTCTCCACCGCTCCGCAGGGCGACGCTCATCAGGTCGGCACTGTGCTCCGCCCTGCTCGCGGTGGCCCGGTACCGGTGCGTGCGCCCCTCGCGCCGACGTGTCAGGCGTCCCTTGCGGTACAGGTTGTGGACGACGCTCATCACCGTCGTGTAGGCGATGTCGCCCTGGGCCTGGAGGCGTTCGTGCAACTCCGGCACCGTCGCGCCCTCGGACGACATCCAGATCTGCTCCATGACGGCGGCCTCGAGCTCCCCGAACCCGCGCACACATCCCCCCGTCACGTCGCGACGTCGCAGACTAGCCCGTCGTCGCGAGCGCGGCCTCGACGGCGGCGGCGACCTGGGCGGGGTCGCGGAAGACCAGCGGATCGGTGACGCGCACGACCGAGCCGTCCGGGCGGATGACCCAGTTGGTGGGGAGCACCGGGGGTGCGCCGAGGGCGGCCTGCACGGCGTTGTCGGGATCGATCACCGAGGGGTAGCGCGGGTCGAGCTCGTCGGCCATCGCCAGGGCGTCCGCGGGGCGGTCGCGCACGACCACGCCGAGCACGTCGACCGCGTCCGGCCGCGCGACATAGGCGTCGAGTACGGGGACCTCCTCGCGGCACGGAGCGCACCAGGACGCCCAGAGGTTGAGCAGCACCGGCCGTCCGGCGAGCACGGCGCCGAGCGGCACGGCGCCGACCTCACCGAGGCAGGGCACGACGACATCGGCCAGCGGCCCCGGCGGGACGGGCGCCCCCGAGGGACCGGGACAGGGCGGCAGCGCGGCTGCGGCTCGCGCCGGGCCGAGCGCGGCGTCGTCGGGCCGTTCCGCGAGCCGTTCCGCCGGGACCGGCCGCGTGTCGGCGGAGGTGTCGGGGTAGGCGTCGGATCGGGGCCAGAGAGCGACCACGCCGGCGACGCAGAGCACGACGACCAGCACCGTCCACCGCAACTCCGAGCTCATCGTCCGGCTCACAGCGGGAGGGTGTAGCCGGCGATGGGCCCGCGCATCCACGCGACGAACTCGCCCCAGGCCCCCGTCACCAGCAGGGTGCCGAGCAGGATGAGCATGACGCCGCCCCCGATCTGCATCCCGCGGATGTGCCGGCGCAACCACCCGGCGGTGCGCACGGCCCAGCCGGTGCCCAGGGCGATGAGGACGAACGGCACGCCCAGCCCGGCGCAGTAGGCCAGCACCAGCAGGATCCCGCGCCCGGTCGAAGGACCGACCTGGGTACCCGTCGCCAGGGCGATCACCCCGGTGAGGGTCGGGCCGAGGCACGGGGTCCAGCCCAGCCCGTACACCGCGCCGAGGACCGGGGCGCCGGCCAGCCCGACCCGCGGGACGTGGTGGATCCGGACGTCACGTTGCAGGGCCGGGACGAACCCGAGGAACACCAGGCCCATCGCGATCGTGACGACCCCGCCGATGCGTTGCAGCAGCAGCTCGTTGCCGACCAGCCAGTCCGACAGGCCGAGCACGAGCAGCACCCCGGCGGTGAACACGACCGTGAACCCGCCGACGAACAGCAGCGCGGCACCGGCGACCCGCCACCGGCCGGTCCGGGTCGCGACCCCGTCGCCGGAGACGCCCTCGTCGCCGACCAGCCCGGCCAGGTAGCCGACGTAGCCGGGTACCAGGGGCAGGCAGCAGGGGGAGGCGAAGGAGATGGCCCCCGCGGCCAGGGCCAGCGCGACGGCGACCAGGAGCGGACCGGAGACCGCGAGCTCGGTCAGCCCGTTCACGTCCCGCCCCCGCTACTCGGTGCCGGCTGCTCGGCGGCGACGCGCTGCACCACGGGCAGCAGTTCGGAGACCCGTACCGCGGTGAGGAACACCGCGGCGACGCGGTGCTGGCGGTCCAGCACGATCGTCGAGGGCACCGTGCTGCGGGGGAACCCGCTCAGCGCCAGCAGCGAGCGGCCGGGGTTGTCGTAGATCGAGGGGTAGATGATGTTCCGGTCCGCCATGAAGTCGCGGGCGGCGTCGGCGCTGTCGCGCACGTCGATGCCGAGCAGGGTGACGCCCTCGGGCTGCATCTGTTGGTGGATCTGCTGCAGGCCGGGCATCTCCTCGCGACAGGGGCCGCACCAGGCCCCCCAGACGTTGAGCACGACGACCTGGCCCGGGAAGTCGTCCAGGCCGATCGTCGCGCCGGGTTCGAGCAGGCTCTCCCCGGACAGCCCGCTCACCGTTCCGCGGGACCCGGGCGGGTCGTAGAAGATGCGGGTCTGGCCCCCCGGGGCGACGAAGGTGAACTCGGCGGCCTGGCTGGGTGCGGTGCCGTCGGGCGTACTGAAGCTGCAGCCGCTCAGCGCCACGAGCAGCACCACGACGGCGGCCGAGACCCGGCCACGCGAACGGTGGAGTGGGGCGGGATGCATCTCACCTCCGGGAGGATCGTCGCTACTACTATGCGCTGTAGAACAAGAGGAGCGGGCGGCGGGGTGACAGGCGCCGTTCGGCGTCCTATCATCGTCGGATGGCGATGACATCGGGAACGGCCGTGTCCGGCCGGCGTGACCTGCAACCGGCGGCGGCGCTGTTCCACAGCCTGTCCGACACGACCCGGCTGGCGATCGTGCAGCGGCTCGCCCACGGCGAGGCGCGCGTGGTGGATCTGACCGAGCAGCTCGGGCTGGCCCAGTCGACGGTGTCCGCGCATCTCGCCTGCCTGCGCGACTGCCGGCTGGTCGTCGGCCGCCCCGAGGGCCGGCAGGTGTTCTACGCGCTGGCGCGCCCGGAGCTGTGGTACCTGCTGGAAGCGGCGGAGACGCTGCTCGACGCCACCGGCTCGGCCGTGGCGCTGTGCCCGGTCTACGGCACCGGCGGCGCGGGAGCCGGCGATGAGTGACGCGTGCTGCGGCGCCGACGAGCCGCGTCCCGAGGCTGCGGGGGACCGCGAGCCGGAGCGGCTGTGGGAGGTGTCCGAGCTGCGCTTCGCCGCGGCGTCGGGAGTGCTGCTCGTGGCGTCGCTGGCCGTCGGCTGGGCCTCCGGTCCGGCGTCCGTCGAGCTCGCGCTGCAGGTCGGCGGGCTGGCGCTCGGCGCGTGGACGTTCGTGCCCGCCACGCTGCGCCGCCTGGTCCGGGGCCGGATCGGGGTCGGCACGCTGATGACGATCGCCGCCGTCGGGGCCGTGCTGCTGGGCGAGATCGGCGAGGCCGCCATGCTGGCGTTCCTGTTCTCGATCAGCGAGGGACTGGAGGAGTACTCGATCGCGCGCACCCGGCGCGGATTGCGCGCGCTGCTCTCGCTGGTGCCCGAGCGGGCCACCGTGCTGCGCGGCGGGGTGGAGGTCATCATCGCTCCGGCCGCGCTGCGGGTCGGGGACACGATGCTGGTGCGCCCGGGGGAGCGCCTCGCCACCGACGGCCGGATCACCACCGGCCGCACCGCGCTGGACCTGTCCGCGATCACCGGGGAGTCGGTGCCGGTCGAGGCCGGGCCCGGCGACGAGGTGTTCGCCGGGTCGATCAACGGTTCGGGCGCGCTGGAGGTGTGGGTCACCAGCACCTCCGAGGACAACTCGCTGGCGCGGATCGTCGCGATCGTCGAGGCCGAGCAGGCCCGCAAGGGTGAGGCCCAGCGACTCGCCGACCGCATCGCCCGGCCGATGGTTCCCGGCGTGATGGTCGTGGCCGCGCTGATCGCCGGGCTCGGCAGCCTGTTCGGGGAGCCGCTGGTGTGGATCGAGCGGGCCCTGGTCGTGCTCGTCGCCGCCTCGCCGTGCGCGCTCGCCATCTCGGTACCCGTCACCGTGGTCGCGGCCGTCGGCGCCGCCAGCCGGATCGGCGTCCTGGTCAAAGGCGGAGCCGCGCTGGAGGGTCTGGGCCGGATCCGCGGCATCGCGCTGGACAAGACCGGCACGCTGACGCGCAACCGGCCGACCGTGATCGGGGTCGTCGCCACCGGTGGTGCCACCCGCGCGGAGGTGCTCGTGCTGGCCGCCGCGTTGGAGGCGCGCAGCGAGCATCCGCTGGCCCGGGCGATCCTGGCCGCCGTCGATTCGCCCACCCCCGCAGCCGACGTGGAGGCGGTTCCCGGTGCCGGGCTCACCGGCCGGCTCGACGGGCGGGAGCTGCGCCTGGGCCGTCCCGGCTGGATCGACGCAGGCGAGCTGGCCGGCCCGGTCGCCCGGATGCAGGAGTCGGGGGCCACGGCGGTGCTCGTCGAGGCAGACGGGCGGCTGCTCGGCATGGTCGCCGTCCGCGACGAGCTGCGCCCCGAGGCCGCGGAGGTCGTCGCCCGGCTGCGTGGGGACGGGTACCGGGTGGCCATGCTCACCGGCGACAACCGGGCCACCGCCGCGGCGCTCGCCGCGCAGGCCGGCATCACCGAGGTGCACGCCGAGCTGCGCCCCGAGGACAAGGCCGCGCTGGTCGCGGCCCTGCGGGCCGAGCGACCCACCGCGATGGTCGGCGACGGGGTCAACGACGCCCCGGCCCTGGCCACCGCGGACGTGGGGATCGCCATGGGCGCGATGGGCACCGACGTGGCCATCGAGACCGCCGACGTCGCGCTGATGGGCGAAGACCTGCGACACCTGCCCCAGGCCCTCGGCCACGCGCGTCGCGCCCGCGCGATCATGCTGCAGAACGTGGGTCTGTCGCTGGCCATCGTCGTGGTGCTGGTGCCGCTGGCGCTGCTCGGCGTGTTCGGGCTGGCCGCCGTGGTCGCGGTGTACGAGCTGGCCGAGATCGTCGTGATCGCCAATGGGGTCCGGGCCGGGCGGGCCCGTCCCCTCGCGCCCGCCGGGCCGCAGGCCACTGCGGTCCCGGCCCCGGAGGCCGCCCGGGCCTGGTGAGCGGCCGGCCCCGGCGGGCCTCAGCCGTCGGTGGTGAAGGTGGACCCGAACCGCTCGGCGGCGTCGACGGTGGTGGACCGGCGACACCCGGGCATAGGGTTGATGGATGGCTCCGAGTGGTGTCGACCCCGAAGACGACCGGTTTCACGACCCTCGGTCACAGCGCACGGCGGGGTTGGAGGTTCAGGTGCCGACGTCCGAACCGGTGGTGTCACCGTGTTGGTGCTGCGCCGGTGAGTTCGCCGAGGTCGACCTGGTTCGGCTCGGCGCTCGCCCGGAGGCGGCGATCTGTCTGGACTGCGCGCGGTACGTGAAGCGGCGGGCGGTGGCCAGGCGTGACGAGCATCGTTGGACACCCTCCGGTGCGGTGCGCGGTGGTGTGCAGCGGGTGCGGGACCGGGTGATCAGCAACGGGTGGCACGAGCGCGGGCCGCTGGGTGCGTTCCTGCGCCGACTGGACCGCTTCCTGCCGTGAGTGGGGCCGTGCGTGTGGAGGTCGTGCGTCATGAGGGTTGCCCGCTCGCCGCGGCGGCTCTGGACCTCGTCCGCGAGTGCGTGCACGAGCTGGGTATCGACGGCGTCGTCACGGAGCGAGTGGCGCGGTACCCGTCGCCGACGGTGCTGGTCGACGGCCGCGACGTGATGGGCGCTCCGGGCGATGGCACGCCCACCGACGCGTGCCGGCTCGACGTGCCGACTCGTGAGCGGGTCACTGATGCGTTGAGATCGGCGTCGCTCCGAGACGAGTGAGCGTCGGTCGGTATCGTGCTGGCATCGCGATCGGCCACCCGGCGATGACGCGCTTCGCGCGCCGCGTGCCGCGACGTCTGACGGCGCGGGGGGTGTGACGCGCAGCGATGTGTGACGCAGTTCGAGCGGCGCTATATGGCGTAGTCGCCGTCATGCGTCACCGACCACCAACGATGGCGTCGCGAGCGGCGGCGATGATCTCTATAACCATCGGGTCGAGGACCGCGTCGACTGCCCCGCAAGCCGATCCCTGCACGGTCACGCTCCGCGCACCGGCACCGGCACAGTCAGCATCACGATCCGCTTCCGGGCGGTGGGAATTGCCCCGGCTCAGGCAGCACTGGCGAGGCCGAGCGAGGACGAGTGGTGACCGGCTGGGAAGCGCGGGTCTCGGCTCGCGTGAGCACCCAACCTAGGGCGGCCCAGAGCCCCATCCAGGCGATGATCGCAACTCGGGCGAGCGTGAAGGAGCCGAGGATCAGGCTGGGAATGACAGCAGCGAAGACGAACACCCCAGCGACCAGCGGGATGAAGCGACCCCAATCGGTCCAATCATGGGCTCGAAGCACGGCGATGCCGAGCAGGATGCTGAATACCGCTATCGACGTACCGGCGAGGCCGGACAGCCCGTCGACGGTGTCCGCAAGAGGGCTTCCAACAGGCTCATCGCGCGCCGTGATGGCCAAGCCCTTCACGGCAGCGAATGCAGTCCATGCAGTGATCGTCCCTGCCGCACCGATCCGAGCCAGGGTTGAACGCCCCGCAGCGCCGCTTCGCCAGACTCCCCACACGAGCAGACCCAGCGCGGCGTGCTGGACAGCCAGCGTGCCGTTCTCGACGGTGAACCCGAGCGAGTCGAAGGGGTAGCTGTAGCGGGTCTCGTCGACCGAGGCCGGGTGGAGGACCTTGAGCAGGCCGCCCCCGACGCCGAACACGCCGGCGCCGAGGCCGATCCACCCGATCGTTCGGACGCGCAACGAGGCCAGCCGACGACGGGGCCTGATCTCGGGCTTCTTGGCAGGCATCGAGTCTGCAACGGCAGGCTGTGCGTTCTGGCTGACCATGCGGCCGAGCGTAGAATCGGCGCATTCCGGAATCATCCGAGGAACCACTCAACCGTTGAGTGCGGCCTAGGTACTCACGATCAACTCGAGGACGCGATGGGGGCGGACACCAGGCGAGGCTGGGAGCTCCTCGCCCACGCCCGCGGGGAGTACCGCAGGGGCTCGGTGCGGTCGTCTTGGGAGACGGCTCGCGCCGTGGCGGCTATCGCACGAGAGGCTGGGGACGGCGAGCTGCTTGCCGACGCGGCGCTCGTGGTCACTGAACCGGTCATCGGTGCGTGGGACTTCGCCGCCCAGCGTCACGCCCTGTGTCTGGAGGCGCTGGACCTGATCGGGGATCGTGACCCAGTCCGGGCAGAGCGGCTGCGGACCCTGGTCGCGGTCACACAGAGTCCGTGGCGTCCCCACCCGGAGAACGCACCCCTGGCGCTCGACCCAGCCGCTGCCGACGAGCGTGCCCGGGAGCTTCACGCAAGACACGCGGCTGCGATCGGGGCGGCCGGGGTGCACACCCGACTCGACACCGCGAACGATCTGATGGAGCTCGCGAACGCGACTCGGCGTGAGGAGGATGCCGCTTGGGCTTCACTGTGGCGACTCGACGCCTACGCACAGCTCGGCCATCGCGTCGAGCTCAACGCCGAGCTGATGCAGCTCAGCTCACAGGCGGTTGTGCTCGGCTCCCCGGCATGGGGATGGCGTGTGGCCGCAGCACGCGCATCCGTTGCACTCCTCGACGGCCACCTCGACGACGTGCCCGTCCTCGCCGCTGCCGCGCTCCGGTGCGGCACGGCGGCCGGTCTCGAGGACGCCGCCTTCGTCGATCTCGTCCTACGGGCTCGCTTCGCTGTCCAGACGCAGACCGGACTGCACGACATCGAGCCGGAGGTGCGTCGCGTCCTGTCCGGCGCTCCCTTCTACGCTCACGGCTGGCACGCCGAGATCTTGCTTGCCTCGGGGCGCACCGACGAGGCAGCGACCATATGGCGGGCTCTGGCTCCGAGGCTGCCTGACTTCCCGACCAGCTCGATCGAGTGGCTGATCGCCATGGCGGGATACGCCGACCTCTGCGCCGCCTTCGGTGACACCGTGACAGCTCCGTACCTGGTCGAGCAGCTCGCGCCCTACCTGGACCAGCACGCCTGGGGAGGAATCGTCGGCCCCTACGAAGGACCGGTGGCCCTGTTCCTCGGAAGGCTCGCGGCACTCCTCGGCGATCACACCACCGCTCGTTCCCACTTCACCCTGGCCGTGGAGCTGGCCGACCGCGTGCACGCGCCACACTTCGGTGACGCTGCCCGGCGCGAGCTCCGAGGTCTCCAGCAGCGCGGACACCCGCTCACACTCCGGGAGTGCGATGTGGCCCGCCTGGTCGCCGACGGCCTGACCAACCGGCAGATCGCAGCACGGCTCGTCCTCTCCGAACGAACCGTGGAGAACCACGTCAGCAGCATCTTGCGCAAGCTCGGCGTGAGCACCCGAACCGCCATCGCCGTCCACTCGAGCGTGAACGCGAAGCCCTCTCCATGAGACGCCCCGCGGCGCAGAACAGCTTCCGGGATCGGCGATCGGTGCGTGGTCAGCGGTGAGTCCTGCACCCTGCTGCGGCCGGAAACGGTGCACCAGCCACCGCCGGGGCGGCGCGGGCGTCGGCAGGTCCTGACCGTCCGCAACCCGATTTCTCATCGGGACGGCCATTCCGCGGGCCACTCGTCGGGCGTCTCGGGGCGACTTCGCGGTGTGCGAGCGCGGGCTGACTCGACGGGAGGGAGGGTGAAGCGCTCGACCAGCCCGGTCAGGGTGTCGTGCCAGACCGGCGCGAGGTCGGCGACGTCGAGCATCGCCCAGAGGCCCGGGCCGTCCGGCGGTTGCCGGGACGCCATCTCCGAGGATGCGAGGCCCTGGCACGTCGCGTGGAAGGCGAAGCAGCAGGCCACGTCGGTCCGGTGCGGATGGACGCCACCTGCGTCTCGCAGGCGCCTGATCCGGGCGCGCAGCGCTCGGTAGCTGTCGTAACCGGCCTGGGCCACCGGCTCGTGGGCGAGCAGCTCGGCCGAGACCTGCTCGAAGGTGAGCCGGAACAGTGCCGGCTCCTCGAGAGCGAACGTGCGGA contains these protein-coding regions:
- a CDS encoding TlpA family protein disulfide reductase, with protein sequence MSRTMSSELRWTVLVVVLCVAGVVALWPRSDAYPDTSADTRPVPAERLAERPDDAALGPARAAAALPPCPGPSGAPVPPGPLADVVVPCLGEVGAVPLGAVLAGRPVLLNLWASWCAPCREEVPVLDAYVARPDAVDVLGVVVRDRPADALAMADELDPRYPSVIDPDNAVQAALGAPPVLPTNWVIRPDGSVVRVTDPLVFRDPAQVAAAVEAALATTG
- a CDS encoding helix-turn-helix domain-containing protein; protein product: MAAIAREAGDGELLADAALVVTEPVIGAWDFAAQRHALCLEALDLIGDRDPVRAERLRTLVAVTQSPWRPHPENAPLALDPAAADERARELHARHAAAIGAAGVHTRLDTANDLMELANATRREEDAAWASLWRLDAYAQLGHRVELNAELMQLSSQAVVLGSPAWGWRVAAARASVALLDGHLDDVPVLAAAALRCGTAAGLEDAAFVDLVLRARFAVQTQTGLHDIEPEVRRVLSGAPFYAHGWHAEILLASGRTDEAATIWRALAPRLPDFPTSSIEWLIAMAGYADLCAAFGDTVTAPYLVEQLAPYLDQHAWGGIVGPYEGPVALFLGRLAALLGDHTTARSHFTLAVELADRVHAPHFGDAARRELRGLQQRGHPLTLRECDVARLVADGLTNRQIAARLVLSERTVENHVSSILRKLGVSTRTAIAVHSSVNAKPSP
- a CDS encoding cytochrome c biogenesis CcdA family protein; this encodes MNGLTELAVSGPLLVAVALALAAGAISFASPCCLPLVPGYVGYLAGLVGDEGVSGDGVATRTGRWRVAGAALLFVGGFTVVFTAGVLLVLGLSDWLVGNELLLQRIGGVVTIAMGLVFLGFVPALQRDVRIHHVPRVGLAGAPVLGAVYGLGWTPCLGPTLTGVIALATGTQVGPSTGRGILLVLAYCAGLGVPFVLIALGTGWAVRTAGWLRRHIRGMQIGGGVMLILLGTLLVTGAWGEFVAWMRGPIAGYTLPL
- a CDS encoding heavy metal translocating P-type ATPase is translated as MSDACCGADEPRPEAAGDREPERLWEVSELRFAAASGVLLVASLAVGWASGPASVELALQVGGLALGAWTFVPATLRRLVRGRIGVGTLMTIAAVGAVLLGEIGEAAMLAFLFSISEGLEEYSIARTRRGLRALLSLVPERATVLRGGVEVIIAPAALRVGDTMLVRPGERLATDGRITTGRTALDLSAITGESVPVEAGPGDEVFAGSINGSGALEVWVTSTSEDNSLARIVAIVEAEQARKGEAQRLADRIARPMVPGVMVVAALIAGLGSLFGEPLVWIERALVVLVAASPCALAISVPVTVVAAVGAASRIGVLVKGGAALEGLGRIRGIALDKTGTLTRNRPTVIGVVATGGATRAEVLVLAAALEARSEHPLARAILAAVDSPTPAADVEAVPGAGLTGRLDGRELRLGRPGWIDAGELAGPVARMQESGATAVLVEADGRLLGMVAVRDELRPEAAEVVARLRGDGYRVAMLTGDNRATAAALAAQAGITEVHAELRPEDKAALVAALRAERPTAMVGDGVNDAPALATADVGIAMGAMGTDVAIETADVALMGEDLRHLPQALGHARRARAIMLQNVGLSLAIVVVLVPLALLGVFGLAAVVAVYELAEIVVIANGVRAGRARPLAPAGPQATAVPAPEAARAW
- a CDS encoding TetR/AcrR family transcriptional regulator: MGRRRVHDEATGEALLDEALALLRRGGPPAVSVRAVAEAAGTSARAVYTVFGSMQGMIDALAQRGYRRLAGLVNSVAPTDDPAGDLVTAGVQGFRTFALEEPALFRLTFEQVSAELLAHEPVAQAGYDSYRALRARIRRLRDAGGVHPHRTDVACCFAFHATCQGLASSEMASRQPPDGPGLWAMLDVADLAPVWHDTLTGLVERFTLPPVESARARTPRSRPETPDEWPAEWPSR
- a CDS encoding TlpA family protein disulfide reductase, which translates into the protein MHPAPLHRSRGRVSAAVVVLLVALSGCSFSTPDGTAPSQAAEFTFVAPGGQTRIFYDPPGSRGTVSGLSGESLLEPGATIGLDDFPGQVVVLNVWGAWCGPCREEMPGLQQIHQQMQPEGVTLLGIDVRDSADAARDFMADRNIIYPSIYDNPGRSLLALSGFPRSTVPSTIVLDRQHRVAAVFLTAVRVSELLPVVQRVAAEQPAPSSGGGT
- a CDS encoding BlaI/MecI/CopY family transcriptional regulator, with the protein product MTGGCVRGFGELEAAVMEQIWMSSEGATVPELHERLQAQGDIAYTTVMSVVHNLYRKGRLTRRREGRTHRYRATASRAEHSADLMSVALRSGGDPHTILTHFVQQMDPADTRRLAELLARMDEDGTA
- a CDS encoding ArsR/SmtB family transcription factor, coding for MAMTSGTAVSGRRDLQPAAALFHSLSDTTRLAIVQRLAHGEARVVDLTEQLGLAQSTVSAHLACLRDCRLVVGRPEGRQVFYALARPELWYLLEAAETLLDATGSAVALCPVYGTGGAGAGDE
- a CDS encoding alkylmercury lyase, yielding MRVEVVRHEGCPLAAAALDLVRECVHELGIDGVVTERVARYPSPTVLVDGRDVMGAPGDGTPTDACRLDVPTRERVTDALRSASLRDE
- a CDS encoding M56 family metallopeptidase, whose protein sequence is MAGFGGLEAAVCLIGYGIVVAVLAPRVLAHRRHLDRAPTLGVTVWLAAFVGVLVAWVAAVLLVAADVLLSPDVRHVVDRCVASFCAAALGAHGTVGQWLAVGSAVVLVAGTVGTAFGLSRALLRFRARTHRHADAARLLGRHDDALGAVILDVPERVVYAIAGRPPTIVLSRPALRALDENQLAVVLAHERAHLTGRHHLVRGLSSALARVMPRIPLFTAGHRELARLVEMCADDAAIRGRDARHLVSALLALTAPVSIPGSALAAAATGVIRRAERLMSCPSRGALLWTRVLLTAGSVALLAGPVAAGSVLCGVLPF